One Glycine soja cultivar W05 chromosome 7, ASM419377v2, whole genome shotgun sequence genomic window, TGTAACAAGAGAGAATGAAGACAATTTGCATTCAGTGGGTAAgattttttctaaaagttaaaaatgaaaaattcggtgtttaagtaattttacaaTTTAGAGTTATGTTAATTTAGATTAGGTGACAAATGATTGTATGTattaacattattgtttttattaatttaaatatttcttttaattgatagtaattattcaattattataagCAAAATTTGAACTGGACTGATTCTAGTTTTCAAAACTATATGGTTTTCAATTTTGTAGGTTtaggataattaaaaaaacatatagtattttaaaaaaataacattaatttttgaaaaccgatgttgaaaaaaaataacatcaattttttagaaaatcgatgttcaccaaaaaaacatcagttttatgaaaaattgatgttgttgaacaaaaaacaatatcatttttatgaaaattgatgttggtgagagaaaaataacatcagttttatgAAAAATCGATATTGTTGAGCATaaaataacatcgattttacgGAAAACTAATGTTGTTGAGAGAAATCAAtatcgatttttgaaaaaatcaatgttgttgtGCAttcacaacatcaattttactaaaaaaaatgatgttgttaGTGAACCACAACATCAGCTTTTCTAGACTCAATgttaatttttacatattttaaatttttgtttatttcttatgATATGACATTgatttttagataaattaatattgtgtagtttagtttaacatcgattttcataattgatgttaatgttgataaccgatgttaaaaatttttaataatcaatattaaaaatttattttctaataatttaaggagaaaataacaactataaaaaaagaGGAGGTACCTTGCCAATAAAGAACCTTCAAGGAGAGTCGAGAGAACGTATTACGTTTTCGGTCTCGGCtgaatgttttgtttttggaaCAGGTATAATAAATCTTAGTTAGAAGAACCATTATTAATTTCATGTACGAGAATAAACTCACCAACTCAATATAAAAAGTACTCttggatatttttttgtgtaattatttttactctttcTCTCTATTATTGTAAAGTCGTATGTCTGGTTACGCAAGAAGTATCCACGCTTGAGTAATGTAATATCGGACATTCATAATATTCTCCCATTGCTAATGGGAATTAAACCGATATTCTTTTGAGATATAAGTGTGTTGTTTATCAATTAGATCaacatttgttaattattttcatttaaatatcttaaaatattaattaatgtcgtttgaaataaatattttaatatttagacTCACGGTAAGAAAATGATTgagtttaaaattgatttttgtattgaataagaaattttatactttattaataattaacttgcttttacaaaaaaaaatctaagcatatataactttattacaaaactaatttaactacaatcaattttcaattttatgaagttatcttaatttaaaatttttatagacACTCATCCGAAAATTTAAAACCGATATTTCAAAAGTTATGCTtctaattattgaaaattaatgttTGAAGGATATTCTGGTTAAAATGAAGTATGAATACTTTATACAAAGTTCTAAACTCCAACCTCACTGTccctattataaaaataaatattcggTTTTGATCAAATAGTGTGtgtttatagtcatttgatgggtgatatcttttaagattttgtttattaaagacatttatgaataaatattatattatattattatttcagataaaaacaaatatattgagGAATTTAACTTAGTAAAATAAGAttcataaatttcttaaaaatatcttcaatttctacctaaaaaataataacaacaaatgtTTTTCGGTTACATggataataacaaaataaaaacacacaATCCGACACatactatatttttaatgatttcaaCGTGTCAatctattttgaaataaagattcTTTACCCGAGTTTTAttctattttcaataaataagtaGTACTACGCTTTGAAGGAGCACGTGGATGTTCAAAGTTGAACACACGCACCAATTTAGTTGATCGAGGTTTTAACTTTCTATAGAAAAGTATAGGAAAAGTGTTGATGGTGGTTACTTTAGATCTTTTATATCTTTTACAAAAACTATGaggaattatttttaataataaaaaataatatttatctaacatataataatattaaaaatgagttttttaaaaaatttaaaatttcttattattataataaaattatatataaatttcttatgtgagaataaaaaaaataatgtaagaaATTCACTTTAAAAAATTCGATTAAAGATGCTGCTATTACTTTGGTAGAGCAGCAGGCTCCTGAACTCACTGGCTGTCTATCTTGaccatattattaaattattattattattattattattattattatatacaaaaaatCAATGATAGTGGTgtatttatgaaattaatgtAAGATGGAGGGTAGGTATGGGGCTTTCCCCATCTACCTCGCTTCGCCCCTGTTTGCAATAGAAATAGCATGTAGACTTCATCATTtggataatttaaaattcttcctactattttttatttattaaaaaagaaatcataCTTAAGAAATTACTATATGAAATACTTTATCAGCTACGGATAAAAATAAGCTAATAAAATTCGTCTGTAATAGAGAATTAATTGACTTTGCTTGGGTGTCAATATAGTTAAAATGTCAAGATCTAATGTGATACTTTTATATcaatgtttattaaaaaaaaatagttaccaATAAATTCATCCTcgtaagattatttttaatctttgcattcacttaaaatatttatataaaaaaattgaaacattattacaaagatattaaataagatttaattttcTCTCTCATGTATCCTCCTTCAAGAATAACAGcggatattaaattaaattaatcattttatcgCATAATATTAGTATACTAATAATACAGtaatagttaaatttattaagtacatctatataaaaacattttacatGAATTAAACCacttatattgtttttatacAAAGGGGAAATGCATTTGCCATTGGGCAACTCTCAAAATAAACTTGGCCAGTCCACACCAATTATCACTATCAAGTGTGAGTTTCGAATCAGCCccactaaaattattttaagtgtGAAAGTTGTCAAATAACGTGTAATgactgaataataaataaataaataaataaatgtgtaaTGACATTGACTGATCAGTAATAAGTTAGTGGATATcaatacttaattttaaaaaatgcaccTTGCCGCAATCGTGATGGatatttaaatttcttcttcacaaaatgccaagagaAATGCTTGTTAAAGGTCGTACTAGTTCAGATACAAAATACAACTTGCCCAGATGCCCTCGACTTACTCCAggcacaacatttttttttaaaccggAGTATCTTTcagtaaagaatcaagattatTTAATCTCTGGAAatattaatatcttttaatattttggatgaaaataattttatttaacttttaattgaattttagattagttaagatttttttcttgatatattgaaagattaagaaaaaatactttatttacaTGTATAAGCTTAAGATTAAAACCCTAATTATATATAAGATAGAATTATCTGTTAACTATCATATTATACCATATCAGTTGTCACAACATGTTTTCTGGGGTTATTGCCTCTTGAGTTCAATTGCAACTTGTTAAGCAAATCAGCCGGCTTAAGACCTAAGCAACACAAGCAAGGGCTTTAGGTTTCAAAAAaaggtttcaatttttttttaatattaatatatctcaaaaaaattattgtaaaattatatttgaaaataagttttaattaaaatattataactaaccgttaatctttttattggtactataaataataatcaatgaGCAACAATTCTTCACCGACATCAtatctttgttttaaaaaaataataattttaataaattatttgatgaataaataaaagattttattcttaaatttattttaaatctctTTGCGTCCTTGAAAAGTCCATGATACAGGATGAGATATTTGACTATTTGACTAGAAACGTAGTAGGTGATATATGGACATTTCCtggtttattttatattcttaaaaaataacaattcaatCGAATGTAGTTgccaaattttaataaataaataaaaagaagcaTTCATCGAATTCTTCGTCTTTTATGAGTGTAAAACAAAACATTGAATTAGGAACAATTATTATCAcgttacttaaaataaaatatactaaaaccGTTGAATGAAATCTTCATATTTGATAAGTGTAGGTAGACCCACAACACAAACattgaatttgaataaatttcccCGTACAGTGTCGTCCACTATGTGGCTATAAAATGGAAGCATTGAAGGTTGTTTCCTCAGGCCAAGATCTTGGATAGTAATTAACCTCACTCAAACTCGGGATCACAGAAACCAACAACAGTTCTTGCACTGAGGTTTCACGATGTTGCTGGAACTTGCACTTGGTTTGTTTGTGTTAGCTTTGTTTCTGCACTTGCGTCCCACACCAAGTGCAAAATCAAAAGCACTTCGCCACCTCCCAAACCCTCCAAGCCCAAAGCCTCGTCTTCCCTTCATTGGCCACCTTCACCTCTTAAAAGATAAACTTCTCCACTATGCACTCATCGATCTCTCCAAAAAGCATGGCCCCTTATTCTCTCTCTCCTTCGGCTCCATGCCAACCGTCGTTGCCTCCACCCCTGAGTTGTTCAAGCTCTTCCTCCAAACCCACGAGGCAACTTCCTTCAACACAAGGTTCCAAACCTCTGCCATAAGACGCCTCACTTACGACAACTCTGTGGCCATGGTTCCATTCGGACCTTACTGGAAGTTCGTGAGGAAGCTCATCATGAACGACCTTCTCAACGCCACCACCGTCAACAAGCTCAGGCCTTTGAGGACCCAACAGATCCGCAAGTTCCTTAGGGTTATGGCCCAAAGCGCAGAGGCCCAGAAGCCCCTTGACGTCACCGAGGAGCTTCTCAAATGGACCAACAGCACCATCTCCATGATGATGCTCGGCGAGGCTGAGGAGATCAGAGACATCGCTCGCGAGGTTCTTAAGATCTTCGGCGAATACAGCCTCACTGACTTCATCTGGCCTTTGAAGTATCTCAAGGTTGGAAAGTATGAGAAGAGGATTGATGACATCTTGAACAAGTTCGACCCTGTCGTTGAAAGGGTCATCAAGAAGCGCCGTGAGATCGTCAGAAGGAGAAAGAACGGAGAAGTTGTTGAGGGCGAGGCCAGCGGCGTCTTCCTCGACACTTTGCTTGAATTCGCTGAGGACGAGACCATGGAGATCAAAATTACCAAGGAGCAAATCAAGGGCCTTGTTGTCGTAAGTTTCCTTCTTCTCTCCTACTTTATTACTTTCTTTCATTCATCATATGTATTGGCATTAAATAGTATACTATATGAGAAAATATGTTACGCACTTACGGTGTAAAGATATGtggtgtttttttaaaaagagataCAGAAGTTGCTTTTATGCATGCATGTTAACGTATATTTACTCAAGTGGAAACTAATTAATTCTCAATTTTGGGTATGTAGGACTTTTTCTCTGCAGGGACAGATTCCACAGCGGTGGCAACAGAGTGGGCATTGGCAGAGCTCATCAACAATCCCAGGGTGTTGCAAAAGGCTCGTGAGGAGGTCTACAGTGTTGTGGGCAAAGATAGACTCGTTGACGAAGTTGACACTCAAAACCTTCCTTACATTAGGGCCATTGTGAAGGAGACATTCCGAATGCACCCACCACTCCCAGTGGTCAAAAGAAAGTGCACAGAAGAGTGTGAGATTAATGGGTATGTGATCCCAGAGGGAGCATTGGTTCTTTTCAATGTTTGGCAAGTAGGAAGGGACCCCAAATACTGGGACAGACCATCAGAATTCCGTCCCGAGAGGTTCTTAGAAACTGGTGCTGAAGGGGAAGCAGGGCCTCTTGATCTTAGGGGCCAGCATTTCCAACTCCTCCCATTTGGGTCTGGGAGGAGAATGTGCCCTGGTGTCAATTTGGCTACTTCAGGAATGGCAACACTTCTTGCATCTCTTATCCAATGCTTTGACCTGCAAGTGCTGGGCCCTCAAGGACAAATATTGAAAggtgatgatgccaaagttaGCATGGAAGAGAGAGCTGGCCTCACAGTTCCAAGGGCACATAGTCTCGTTTGTGTTCCACTTGCAAGGATCGGCGTTGCATCTAAACTCCTTTCTTAATTAAGATAATCATCATATACAATAGTAGTGTCTTGCCATCGCAGTTGCTTTTTATGTATTCATAATCATCATTTCAATAAGGTGTGACTGGTACTTAATCAAGTAATTAAGGTTACATACATGCACATGTATCATCTCCCATTTGTCTTTGTTTCGTAcgtaagacaatttttttttcccggCCAAACTCATAATCATAAGAGATAAATCATCTCATAAACTCATAAAAATTAACTAGTtaacttgatatatatataaaacacaaaACAAGTGTGTAATTTACAAAGATACTAAATCAGTTCAAAAACCATTCTGTTTGGGAGGTCATAGCTCTATGATATGTAAATATCACCAAGGTCATTGTAAATTGGTTAATTAGATGATAAAAGCTGCAGCGTTGTTATGAGTCTTTAGGAGTTGTCACCtattttctctctttagtgAATTTGCAAATTGCGATGGATGGTCCATGATCCACGTATTTTGCCatagtattaatataaagatacccgttaatattttaaaatcacgTATGTATGTGATTAAAAGTCAATTAACGATTCAGCAACATAAagtaattaacttttaaaaaattaataaaatggataatttttttttaaaaaaaaatacgtaAATAAGTCAGTCATATTTGAAAAACACAATATTTTGGGACGGGGACGGAAGGAGTACAAGATATTATTTACATTAGTTGGTTTTGAAGAGGTTTGTGGGATTTCTTGGTTTGGTGAAACAGAGGATAAGTGAAGGTTCAAATAAGAGTTCCATATAAAAGATCATTGCACAAAATCAAACTACAAACAGTTCcacttaattatatttactCAATTAATCTTTAGATGTCAAAGAATATCCATCAGAAGGGTTTTATCGGAAAAACTGAAATTTATATTCATGAGAAAGATGAAAGTTGGTTCGGAATCTTTGATCGCTTGTGTTAACCAACGAGGACATTTTGCTTGGTACTCCCATGCCTtcataattcaattttatttaacgttttactatttaattaaatgttgTCCTTTTTTCTGCTCATACACTCCACGTATTATTCACTCATGACTCATTTTATTCTAATGTTCAAAACTTTTTGtgtgtatattttaattataaaaaaatataagtaagaaTAGATTTGGAATTCCCCTTCATTCATGTTAATTTCTATTTATAGGAATGTCATTCACCTTATGTACGTTTTCTGGCATTCGTGGACCGCTGAAAGCGAAAGAACTGTGGTGTGCCATTTGCCATTATTGCCAACCATAGAACCGGTCCCCCATGTGCCATTATTGCCAATCACAGAACTGGTCCCCCATGTGCCATTATTGCCATTATTGCCAACCATAgaaaaaatacaaaggataaaatttatttatttatttattttttaaaaaataatttaatcaattactttttttaaaaaaaatctcataaaatttaaactagataaaggtaaagtaaaattataagtatttttccttaatcaataaaatgtgtatatacatctcaaatataaaaaaattccttgGATCAATTTTATGTACTTCAACTTGAGATaacacttattatatataatatgaatggaatgaaaataattactaataaataaagaatccaaataaatttaaataaaaaataaaataatattcaaactAATATAGAGgttaatttcaaaacaaaacaaaaaataaataatgcagATGCTTATTTTTTGCCTTTGGAACGTAGAGTTGCATCTCTCGCTGATTTAGGGGTTACAGAGACTTTGCATTCCATTTGGCATATTGTGGCAGAGTacataataaagattaatacttaattgaagaaacaaaaaatttcatgaaataaaaggttttcattttttaaaatggtaactcaatttttttatatcataaaactaaagaaatttattgtattttggaaaataagtagttatattgattaattaaaaaactaattaacaatttaatagatgaataaatagataaataatcaatggataaatagataaataatcaaagtataagagttcaaatcttaagttatattttactattttgttgATCCATTTTCCCTAATTTCTCTCCTATGTACAATTCATTATTAACGTCCGGATATATTTGTcgtactttttatactttcggggactaaattttgtattttcatctttcagggataTTTGTCAACGGAGTGGAaagatgaaaagtaaaaaaaaataaaatattatgacaaatatgcccTTGTGCTGACAATCTACATTGGaaatcatttcagtgacaaattttcCCTCCATGCCACATAGACTATTTTACTAACAATGATGGACGGAAGTTATCGGCcaaatatatttgtcgcactttttacactttcagagactaaattttatattttcatcttttaaggaCACATTTGTCAGCGAATTACATATTGAGggacaaaagtgactatttacccataattttatcatacttaacaaaaaaaaaaataccttaataaataaataaatacgtaTTTTTCCatagtattaatataaagatacccgttaatattttaaaatcacgTATGTATGTGATTAAAAGTCAATTAACTATTCAgcaaaataaagtaattaacttttaaaaaattaataaaatggataaatttaaaaaaaaatacataaataagtCAGTCAGTCATATTtgaaaaacataatattttggGACGGAAGGAGTACaagatattattttcattagttGGTTTTGAAGAGGTTGTGGGATTTCTTGGTTTGGTGAAACAGATGATAAGTGAAGGTCCAAATAAGAGTTTAGTTTGCGGCAATGGGTGTAACAATTTTGGCAGTTGTTGATCATCTATGGACTGACATCTTCATTCGGTGATTGGCTGCATGTGGGGAATGTGTTGGATGGGACATGAGAATTTAATTTGGGAGGGCTTCTTTTCATAACTTATGCTTTCATGTAATTCtgcattgtatttttttttcattaacaatTTCAATACTATCGGACAGGGTATTAATGAGGTATATTGTGATGGCTAGCAGAGTTCCATATAAAAGATCATTGCACAAAAGCAAACTACAAACAGTTCCACCTAATTATATTTACTCAATTAATCTTTAGATGTCAAAGAATATCCATCAGAAGGGTTTTATCGGAAAAACTGAAATTTATATTCATGAGAAAGATGAAAGTTGGTTCGGAATCTTTAATCGCTTGTGTTAACCAACGAGGACATTTTGCTTGGTACTCCCATGGCTTCataattcaatttgatttaacgttttattatttaattaaaggaGCCTCAAAGACTACTACTATGGGAAGGCAACCCCACAAAAATCTTGCCACAGAAAATCTCTACATCCCACAGGGAATATGTACGTTGGAATAGAAACTATGGGCCCTAAATGCATTTTAAGCATGCCATAATTTCCCTAGAGCCGTAAAAACTGTGTGCCAAAGAAACCACGTGCTGAATGAGAAGTCGTACACCCACCTCTAAGTATAGCCTGCAAAAGGTATACATGTTCAAAACAACAACTTTATCTCATTCGCCTATTTGCAATAATAGTTTGATGATCGCCGCCACTGCTTTTAAGTTGGTGAATTCATTACCTCCTACTTGAAATAATGATATTTCAGCCATGTTTGACTTGAGAATTTGTGGATATTAGAATTACTTCACTTTCAAGTGCATGcacttttcctttgtcttcataCGATGAAAATTATATGGATACATACTATTacctttttcataaattaagagTCAATTAGATATCGCAtgcaaaattagttgaaaaatttatatgtaatgatatgaaattatttaataacttcTCCCTGAGTGTTAGTATTCTAAAAATTCGTTATAGTATAACTTTTTCAACATAATaccaaaattacttttttatcacttttaatCAAACTGAAATTTTGAAACGAAATTAAACGTTTTCATTAAAATCATTTctcattatcttaaaattaattctccAAGCAGTCAGGCACAGGCACAGGCACAGGCACAGGAGAAACATTCTTTTGTTGACGCAGTAGGTGTCGGGCTTCTTGAGTTACATTTTGACTTGAAAACTAAATCTACAAAAAGGCGCAGGTGAAGTAGACTTTTCAAAACAATTGACATCTTAAaatcttcaatttattttaaatcaaaaaacaattatttttgtctttatttcaactttgtattaagaaaaatatgtgaaaaaaataatttaatcaagaACAATAAATTACATATGCCTACGAGACAAAAAATGCACCCGTATCAGTTG contains:
- the LOC114419594 gene encoding 2-hydroxyisoflavanone synthase-like, translated to MLLELALGLFVLALFLHLRPTPSAKSKALRHLPNPPSPKPRLPFIGHLHLLKDKLLHYALIDLSKKHGPLFSLSFGSMPTVVASTPELFKLFLQTHEATSFNTRFQTSAIRRLTYDNSVAMVPFGPYWKFVRKLIMNDLLNATTVNKLRPLRTQQIRKFLRVMAQSAEAQKPLDVTEELLKWTNSTISMMMLGEAEEIRDIAREVLKIFGEYSLTDFIWPLKYLKVGKYEKRIDDILNKFDPVVERVIKKRREIVRRRKNGEVVEGEASGVFLDTLLEFAEDETMEIKITKEQIKGLVVDFFSAGTDSTAVATEWALAELINNPRVLQKAREEVYSVVGKDRLVDEVDTQNLPYIRAIVKETFRMHPPLPVVKRKCTEECEINGYVIPEGALVLFNVWQVGRDPKYWDRPSEFRPERFLETGAEGEAGPLDLRGQHFQLLPFGSGRRMCPGVNLATSGMATLLASLIQCFDLQVLGPQGQILKGDDAKVSMEERAGLTVPRAHSLVCVPLARIGVASKLLS